A single region of the Streptomyces sp. ITFR-16 genome encodes:
- a CDS encoding bifunctional glycosyltransferase family 2/GtrA family protein, with the protein MRTDTPWSTLPARDHLLAGAAGAAGAPVLDVVVPVYNEEKDLEPCVLRLHDHLARTFPYAFRITVADNASTDRTPEVARRLARTLPGVRSYRLEEKGRGRALRTVWTDSDAPVLAYMDVDLSTDLNALLPLVAPLISGHSDLAIGSRLARSSRVVRGTKREFISRAYNIILRSSLAARFSDAQCGFKAIRREVAQRLLPMVEDTGWFFDTELLVLAERAGLRIHEVPVDWVDDPDSTVHIVRTAAEDLKGVWRVGRALAVGALPLDRLARPFGDDPRDRGIGGVPRGLARQLVGFCVVGALSTLFYLALYSLFRLGVGPQLANGGALLVSAVANTAANRRLTFGVRGRGGAVRHQAQGLVVFAIGLALTSGSLAALGAASGSPAHSTELAVLIAANLAATVLRFLLFRAWVFPDRDRGGDTGGPPASPSAGPADAPHHELRNAR; encoded by the coding sequence ATGCGAACCGACACTCCCTGGAGCACCCTGCCGGCCCGGGACCACCTCCTGGCCGGCGCGGCCGGTGCGGCAGGTGCCCCCGTACTCGATGTGGTGGTACCCGTCTACAACGAGGAGAAGGACCTCGAACCGTGTGTGCTCAGGCTCCACGACCACCTGGCACGCACCTTCCCGTACGCCTTCCGGATCACCGTCGCGGACAACGCCAGCACCGACCGCACCCCCGAGGTCGCCCGCCGGCTGGCGCGGACGCTGCCCGGGGTGCGGTCGTACCGGCTGGAGGAGAAGGGACGCGGGCGGGCCCTGCGCACCGTCTGGACCGACTCGGACGCCCCGGTCCTCGCCTATATGGACGTGGACCTGTCCACCGACCTCAACGCGCTGCTGCCGCTGGTCGCCCCGCTGATCTCCGGCCACTCCGATCTGGCCATCGGCTCGCGGCTGGCCCGGAGTTCGCGGGTGGTGCGGGGCACGAAGCGGGAGTTCATCTCCCGGGCCTACAACATCATCCTGCGCTCCTCGCTGGCCGCCCGGTTCAGCGACGCCCAGTGCGGGTTCAAGGCGATCCGCCGCGAGGTCGCGCAGCGGCTGCTGCCGATGGTCGAGGACACCGGCTGGTTCTTCGACACCGAACTCCTGGTGCTCGCCGAGCGGGCCGGGCTGCGCATCCACGAGGTGCCGGTCGACTGGGTCGACGACCCGGACTCCACGGTCCACATCGTGCGGACGGCCGCCGAGGACCTGAAGGGCGTGTGGCGGGTGGGGCGGGCGCTGGCCGTCGGCGCGCTCCCGCTGGACCGCCTCGCCCGGCCCTTCGGCGACGACCCGCGCGACCGGGGCATCGGCGGGGTGCCGCGCGGACTGGCCCGGCAGCTGGTCGGGTTCTGCGTCGTGGGCGCCCTGTCCACCCTGTTCTACCTCGCCCTGTACTCGCTCTTCCGGCTCGGAGTCGGCCCGCAGCTCGCCAACGGCGGCGCCCTGCTGGTCTCCGCCGTCGCCAACACGGCGGCCAACCGCAGACTCACCTTCGGGGTACGCGGCCGGGGCGGCGCGGTCCGCCACCAGGCGCAGGGCCTCGTGGTCTTCGCCATCGGACTCGCCCTGACCAGCGGCTCGCTGGCCGCCCTGGGCGCCGCCTCCGGATCGCCCGCGCACTCCACCGAACTCGCCGTGCTGATCGCCGCCAACCTCGCGGCGACCGTGCTGCGGTTCCTGCTCTTCCGCGCCTGGGTCTTCCCCGACCGCGACCGGGGCGGTGACACGGGCGGCCCGCCGGCCTCCCCGTCCGCCGGTCCCGCCGACGCCCCCCACCACGAACTGAGGAACGCCCGATGA
- a CDS encoding MOSC N-terminal beta barrel domain-containing protein, giving the protein MARVRELISYPVKGCAGTSVSDALLTPAGLAYDRSFMVIGEDGVFRTQRRHPRLALIRPAVSADGTRLALDLADDADGHGAVHLDVTTSAPRRDVDLFGTAFRGIDQGDDVAAWLSGVLGTPSRLVRVPPEHDRIADGLVSGPSGYADSSAVHLLSVASLDLLNRRMAERGAPPLPMNRFRPNIVVDSCESGDDWAAVPHAEDRARRVTIGATELGYAKLAVRCAVTLVAQEAGARRGPEPLRTLAGYRRAASGGVVFGAKFSVITPGKLSAGDEVAVTEWGDAER; this is encoded by the coding sequence ATGGCCAGGGTCAGGGAGCTGATCAGCTACCCCGTCAAGGGCTGCGCCGGTACGTCGGTGAGTGATGCGCTCCTGACACCGGCCGGCCTCGCGTACGACCGCAGTTTCATGGTCATCGGCGAGGACGGGGTCTTCCGCACGCAGCGCCGGCATCCTCGTCTCGCCCTGATCCGGCCCGCCGTCAGCGCCGACGGCACCCGCCTCGCGCTCGACCTGGCCGACGACGCGGACGGTCACGGTGCGGTGCACCTCGACGTGACGACGTCCGCGCCGCGCCGTGACGTCGATCTGTTCGGCACCGCGTTCCGGGGGATCGACCAGGGGGACGACGTCGCCGCCTGGCTCTCGGGGGTCCTCGGCACCCCCAGCCGTCTCGTCCGTGTGCCGCCGGAGCACGACCGGATCGCCGACGGCCTGGTCTCCGGCCCGTCCGGCTACGCCGACAGCAGTGCCGTGCACCTGCTGTCCGTCGCCTCCCTCGACCTCCTCAACCGGCGGATGGCCGAGCGGGGCGCCCCGCCGCTGCCGATGAACCGCTTCCGCCCGAACATCGTCGTCGACAGCTGCGAAAGCGGCGACGACTGGGCGGCCGTACCGCACGCCGAGGACCGCGCACGCCGCGTCACCATCGGCGCCACCGAGCTGGGGTACGCCAAACTCGCGGTGCGCTGTGCCGTCACCCTGGTCGCGCAGGAAGCCGGAGCGCGGCGGGGGCCGGAGCCCCTGCGCACGCTCGCCGGCTACCGGCGGGCGGCGAGCGGGGGCGTCGTGTTCGGCGCGAAGTTCTCCGTGATCACGCCGGGGAAGCTGTCGGCCGGCGACGAGGTGGCCGTCACGGAGTGGGGCGACGCCGAGCGCTGA
- a CDS encoding HAMP domain-containing sensor histidine kinase, translated as MRRPWTLRTRLVFSAVTLIAVVAAVIGSVTTIAFHTYMYGKLDDQLRDIAVRADFGPGGGARLPGVPGDKDPLGFIGGGGQPFNTFGALASDGEVTESAVAKDNGPGAKETTEPLTAAQEAALESAGVTADGKAHDADLPGLGGFRVRAVPKDDGTTVLVGIPTAEVSRALTTLILVEVCVTAAGLVAAGIAGAVMVGVALRPLRRVAATATRVSELPLHSGEVALFEQVPAAEADPRTEVGQVGAALNRMLGHVGSALDARQKSEMRVRRFVADASHELRTPLASIRGYAELTRRGREDTGPDTRHALGRIESEAERMTGMVEDLLLLARLDAGRPLSYESTDLSPLVIDAVSDARVAARTAAPEGPGPGPVHHWRLDLPEAPATVRADPTRIQQVLVNLLANARTHTPPGTTVTVRVRADGGSPWVTLEVRDDGPGIPPELLPHVFERFARGDASRSRHAGSTGLGLAIVQAVVTAHGGAVEVRSAPGETVFAVHLPAERVPHAVPAPAGTAG; from the coding sequence GTGCGGCGGCCGTGGACGCTGCGGACCCGGCTGGTGTTCTCGGCGGTGACCCTGATCGCGGTCGTCGCTGCGGTGATCGGCTCGGTCACCACCATCGCCTTCCACACGTACATGTACGGCAAGCTGGACGACCAGCTGCGCGACATAGCGGTACGGGCCGACTTCGGGCCCGGCGGCGGTGCGCGGCTGCCCGGCGTCCCGGGCGACAAGGACCCGCTCGGATTCATCGGCGGGGGCGGCCAGCCCTTCAACACCTTCGGCGCGCTCGCCTCGGACGGCGAGGTCACCGAGTCGGCGGTCGCGAAGGACAACGGGCCGGGCGCCAAGGAGACCACCGAGCCGCTGACCGCCGCGCAGGAGGCCGCCCTGGAGTCGGCCGGTGTCACCGCCGACGGCAAGGCGCACGACGCCGACCTCCCCGGGCTCGGCGGCTTCCGGGTGCGGGCGGTGCCCAAGGACGACGGCACGACCGTACTCGTCGGCATCCCCACCGCCGAGGTGAGCCGGGCGCTGACCACCCTGATCCTCGTCGAGGTCTGTGTGACCGCCGCCGGGCTCGTGGCCGCCGGGATCGCGGGCGCCGTCATGGTCGGCGTCGCCCTGCGGCCGCTGCGCCGGGTCGCCGCCACCGCCACCCGGGTGTCCGAACTCCCGCTGCACAGCGGTGAGGTGGCGCTCTTCGAACAGGTCCCGGCCGCCGAGGCGGACCCGAGGACCGAGGTCGGCCAGGTGGGCGCGGCGCTCAACCGGATGCTGGGCCACGTCGGTTCGGCCCTGGACGCGCGGCAGAAGAGCGAGATGCGGGTCCGCCGGTTCGTCGCCGACGCCAGCCACGAGCTGCGCACCCCGCTCGCCTCCATCCGGGGCTACGCCGAACTCACCCGGCGCGGCCGGGAGGACACCGGCCCCGACACCCGGCACGCGCTGGGCCGCATCGAGTCCGAGGCGGAGCGGATGACGGGCATGGTGGAGGATCTGCTGCTGCTCGCCCGGCTGGACGCGGGCCGCCCGCTCTCGTACGAGAGCACCGATCTCTCGCCGCTGGTCATCGACGCGGTGAGCGATGCCCGGGTCGCGGCCCGCACCGCCGCCCCGGAAGGACCCGGGCCCGGCCCGGTCCACCACTGGCGGCTCGACCTGCCCGAGGCGCCCGCGACCGTACGCGCCGACCCGACCAGGATCCAGCAGGTGCTGGTCAATCTGCTGGCCAACGCGCGTACGCACACCCCGCCGGGGACCACGGTCACCGTCCGGGTGCGCGCGGACGGCGGGAGTCCCTGGGTGACCCTGGAGGTCCGGGACGACGGGCCCGGCATCCCGCCCGAGCTGCTGCCGCACGTCTTCGAACGGTTCGCGCGCGGGGACGCCTCGCGCTCCCGGCACGCCGGCTCGACGGGGCTCGGCCTCGCGATCGTCCAGGCGGTGGTGACGGCCCACGGCGGCGCGGTGGAGGTGCGGTCGGCCCCGGGCGAGACGGTGTTCGCGGTGCATCTGCCCGCGGAGCGGGTCCCGCACGCTGTGCCGGCGCCGGCCGGTACCGCCGGCTGA
- a CDS encoding response regulator transcription factor codes for MTTTSPLGRTELLRPDRTPVRVLVVDDEAPLAELLSMALRYEGWEVRSAGDGADAVRTAREFRPDAVILDVMLPDTDGLAVLGRLRRELSDVPVLFLTARDSVEDRIAGLTAGGDDYVTKPFSLEEVVARLRGLIRRSGTAAVRSESTLVVGDLTLDEDSHEVNRGGANIHLTATEFELLRFLMRNPRRVLSKAQILDRVWNYDFGGQANVVELYISYLRKKIDAGRSPMIHTRRGAGYLIKPGE; via the coding sequence ATGACGACGACCTCGCCCCTGGGGCGTACCGAACTGCTCAGGCCGGACCGGACCCCCGTCCGGGTCCTGGTCGTGGACGACGAGGCCCCGCTGGCCGAGCTGCTCTCCATGGCGCTTCGTTACGAGGGCTGGGAGGTGCGCAGCGCGGGCGACGGCGCGGACGCGGTCCGCACGGCCCGCGAGTTCCGGCCCGACGCGGTGATCCTCGATGTGATGCTGCCCGACACGGACGGGCTCGCCGTCCTCGGCAGACTGCGCCGGGAGCTCTCCGACGTCCCCGTGCTGTTCCTGACCGCGCGCGACTCCGTGGAGGACCGGATCGCCGGGCTCACGGCGGGCGGCGACGACTACGTCACCAAGCCGTTCAGCCTGGAGGAGGTCGTGGCCCGGCTGCGCGGGCTGATCCGGCGCTCCGGCACGGCTGCGGTCCGCAGCGAGTCGACGCTCGTCGTCGGCGACCTGACCCTGGACGAGGACAGCCACGAGGTGAACCGGGGCGGCGCCAACATCCACCTGACCGCGACCGAGTTCGAGCTGCTGCGCTTCCTGATGCGCAATCCGCGCCGGGTGCTGAGCAAGGCGCAGATCCTGGACCGGGTCTGGAACTACGACTTCGGCGGCCAGGCCAATGTCGTCGAGCTCTACATCTCGTACCTGCGCAAGAAGATCGACGCGGGCCGGTCCCCGATGATCCACACCCGGCGCGGGGCGGGATACCTCATCAAGCCCGGTGAGTAG
- a CDS encoding amidohydrolase family protein: protein MDDERDDVVRFWQRLGLPGIIDVHTHFMPERVLRKVWAYFDSAGPLTGTEWPITYRRDEDERLALLRSFGVLRFTSMLYPHKAGMAPWLNGWAAEFAARVPDCLHTATFFPEEGARRYVAEAVEAGARVFKAHVQVGAYDPNDPLLDPVWGLLADAGIPVVTHCGSGPAPGKHTGPEPIARLLARHPRLPLVVAHLGMPEYARFLALAETYPQVRLDTTMAFTDFAQKLSPFPPVERGRLAALGDRILLGTDFPNIPYPYAHQLHALERLDLGDDWLRAVCHDNAKALFGR from the coding sequence ATGGACGACGAGCGCGACGACGTGGTGCGGTTCTGGCAGCGGCTCGGGCTGCCCGGGATCATCGATGTCCACACCCACTTCATGCCGGAGCGGGTGCTGCGCAAGGTCTGGGCGTACTTCGACTCCGCCGGCCCGCTGACCGGCACGGAGTGGCCGATCACCTACCGGCGCGACGAGGACGAACGCCTCGCGCTGCTCCGCTCGTTCGGCGTCCTGCGCTTCACCTCGATGCTCTACCCGCACAAGGCCGGCATGGCCCCCTGGCTGAACGGCTGGGCAGCGGAGTTCGCGGCCCGGGTGCCGGACTGCCTGCACACCGCGACGTTCTTCCCGGAGGAGGGCGCACGGCGGTATGTGGCCGAGGCCGTCGAGGCGGGGGCGCGGGTCTTCAAGGCGCATGTCCAGGTCGGGGCGTACGACCCCAACGACCCGCTGCTGGACCCGGTGTGGGGGCTGCTGGCCGACGCGGGCATCCCGGTCGTGACGCACTGCGGCTCCGGCCCGGCGCCGGGGAAGCACACCGGGCCGGAGCCGATCGCCCGGCTGCTGGCCCGGCACCCCCGGCTGCCGCTGGTCGTGGCGCATCTGGGGATGCCGGAGTACGCGCGGTTCCTGGCGCTCGCGGAGACGTATCCGCAGGTCAGGCTCGACACGACGATGGCGTTCACGGACTTCGCGCAGAAGCTGAGCCCGTTCCCGCCGGTGGAGCGCGGGCGGCTCGCGGCGCTCGGGGACCGCATCCTGCTGGGCACGGACTTCCCGAACATCCCGTATCCCTACGCCCACCAACTGCACGCCCTGGAGCGGCTGGACCTCGGCGACGACTGGCTGCGGGCGGTCTGCCACGACAACGCGAAGGCCCTGTTCGGCCGCTGA
- a CDS encoding DUF2797 domain-containing protein: MAWQCTGLRWPEESGPPVLGWRQGSRTRGSALAYGTELGFRAAGERHCSGARGNVCPLAASVPARSTGGRCPECGRLDRAHSVAADTIPDDPRTYRVYLAWFGPGMVKVGITAEERGAARLREQGAVVFSWLGRGPLMAARRAEEVLRAALGVPDRIPYARKRAVRAELPDAAVRGAEVAELYAKAAALEGRGWPEALERLPFGAVDHTGIFGIGGAAGAAKAVTGLVDGGAVAGRLVAAAGPDLHLDTGADGVVVVDTRLMSGWALTAAGAGAGAGVSVPTVAVGGGAAQDGLF; the protein is encoded by the coding sequence ATGGCATGGCAGTGCACCGGTCTGCGGTGGCCCGAGGAGTCCGGCCCGCCCGTCCTCGGCTGGCGGCAGGGCTCCCGGACGCGGGGCAGCGCGCTGGCCTACGGCACCGAGCTGGGCTTCCGGGCCGCCGGTGAGCGGCACTGCTCCGGGGCCCGGGGGAACGTCTGCCCGCTGGCGGCATCGGTGCCGGCCCGCAGCACCGGCGGGCGCTGCCCGGAGTGCGGGCGGCTGGACCGGGCGCACTCGGTGGCCGCCGACACGATCCCCGACGACCCCCGCACCTACCGCGTGTACCTCGCCTGGTTCGGGCCCGGGATGGTGAAGGTCGGGATCACCGCCGAGGAGCGGGGCGCGGCCCGGCTGCGGGAGCAGGGGGCGGTGGTCTTCAGCTGGCTGGGGCGCGGGCCGCTGATGGCGGCGAGGCGGGCCGAGGAGGTGCTGCGGGCCGCGCTCGGGGTGCCGGACCGCATTCCGTACGCGCGCAAGCGGGCGGTGCGGGCGGAGCTGCCGGATGCGGCCGTCCGGGGCGCCGAGGTCGCGGAGCTGTACGCGAAGGCCGCGGCGCTCGAAGGGCGCGGCTGGCCGGAGGCGCTGGAACGGCTGCCGTTCGGGGCCGTCGACCACACGGGCATCTTCGGGATCGGCGGGGCGGCCGGCGCGGCGAAGGCGGTGACCGGGCTGGTGGACGGGGGCGCGGTCGCGGGGCGGCTGGTCGCCGCGGCGGGGCCCGATCTGCATCTGGACACGGGCGCGGACGGGGTCGTGGTGGTCGACACCCGGCTGATGTCCGGCTGGGCGCTGACGGCGGCCGGTGCGGGGGCCGGGGCCGGGGTGAGCGTGCCGACCGTCGCCGTCGGGGGCGGCGCCGCGCAGGACGGGCTGTTCTGA
- a CDS encoding RNA polymerase sigma-70 factor has protein sequence MLTAQDVDRFEAARPRLEAIAYRLLGSASEAEDAVQDTFLRWQAADVDRIEVPEAWLTKVLTHLCLNQLTSARARRETYVGQWLPEPLLAGDPMLGPADTAEQRESVSYAVLTLMERLSPNERAVYVLREAFGCPHREIADILDLTEAAAQQVYHRAKKHIADGRTRTEVDEAAARRVIEEFLVAATSGRTEPLVRLLTEDAVSVGDGGGKVPARAKAFEGARAVATFMRGLFKPSKAKLALAGGSPDIHVTTANGAPAVLAVVDGRVIGVMCVEVTTEGIAAFLNQVNPDKLDRATRRWAAGDHGEPLFSAY, from the coding sequence ATGCTGACCGCACAGGACGTGGACCGGTTCGAGGCTGCCAGGCCCCGTCTGGAGGCCATCGCGTACCGCCTGCTCGGCTCGGCGAGCGAGGCCGAGGACGCCGTGCAGGACACCTTCCTGCGCTGGCAGGCCGCCGATGTGGACCGGATCGAGGTCCCGGAGGCCTGGCTGACCAAGGTCCTCACCCATCTGTGCCTCAACCAGCTCACCTCGGCCCGCGCCCGGCGCGAGACGTACGTCGGGCAGTGGCTGCCCGAACCGCTGCTCGCCGGGGACCCGATGCTCGGCCCCGCCGACACGGCCGAGCAGCGCGAGTCGGTGTCCTACGCGGTCCTCACCCTGATGGAGCGGCTCTCCCCGAACGAGCGCGCGGTGTACGTGCTGCGCGAGGCGTTCGGCTGTCCGCACCGCGAGATCGCCGACATCCTCGACCTGACCGAGGCGGCCGCCCAGCAGGTGTACCACCGGGCGAAGAAGCACATCGCGGACGGGCGCACCCGCACCGAGGTCGACGAGGCCGCCGCCCGGCGGGTCATCGAGGAGTTCCTGGTGGCCGCCACCAGCGGCCGGACCGAGCCGCTCGTACGGCTGCTGACCGAGGACGCCGTGTCGGTCGGCGACGGCGGCGGGAAGGTCCCGGCGCGGGCCAAGGCGTTCGAGGGCGCCCGCGCGGTCGCCACCTTCATGCGGGGTCTGTTCAAGCCCAGCAAGGCCAAGCTGGCCCTGGCGGGCGGCTCGCCGGACATCCATGTCACGACCGCCAACGGGGCGCCCGCCGTGCTGGCCGTCGTCGACGGCCGCGTCATCGGCGTGATGTGCGTGGAGGTCACCACCGAGGGCATCGCCGCCTTCCTCAACCAGGTCAACCCCGACAAGCTCGACCGGGCGACCAGGCGCTGGGCGGCCGGCGACCACGGAGAGCCCCTGTTCAGCGCCTACTGA
- a CDS encoding FAD-dependent oxidoreductase, whose amino-acid sequence MQHRIIVLGAGYAGAIAAGRLAKRLRRDDVSLTLVNAEPDFVERVRMHQLATGQDLTPRTFRAMFAGTGVELKVARVTAVDVTRKAVAVEGADGPEELAYDTLVYALGSGWNPQGVPGTAEHAHEIASRPGALRLRERLAGLGAGQSVVVVGGGLTGLEAAAEFAEARPDLAVTLAARGGLGDWLSPKGRAHVRKVFAGLGITVHENTAVAEVAAGRVVTADGTSLPADVTVWTAGFAVHPIAAATELEVTGTGRIVVDGTMRSLSHPDVYAIGDAALAMGPGDKPLRMSCASGGPTAWQAADSIAARLTGTKLPHAPLRYFNQCVSLGRKEGLIQYVTADDRSLNATLKGRAAALYKELICKGAAWGVANPTMGLPVRRRPVLPERPTVAAPAPAAERG is encoded by the coding sequence ATGCAGCACCGCATCATCGTCCTCGGAGCCGGATACGCCGGAGCCATCGCCGCGGGCCGCCTCGCCAAGCGGCTGCGCCGCGACGACGTGTCCCTCACCCTCGTCAACGCCGAGCCCGACTTCGTCGAGCGCGTCCGCATGCACCAGCTGGCCACCGGCCAGGACCTCACCCCACGCACCTTCCGCGCGATGTTCGCGGGCACCGGCGTCGAGCTGAAGGTCGCCCGGGTCACCGCCGTCGACGTCACCCGCAAGGCCGTCGCCGTCGAGGGCGCGGACGGCCCCGAGGAGCTGGCGTACGACACCCTCGTCTACGCCCTCGGCAGCGGCTGGAACCCGCAGGGCGTCCCCGGCACGGCGGAGCACGCCCACGAGATCGCGAGCCGCCCCGGGGCGCTGCGGCTGCGCGAGCGCCTGGCCGGGCTGGGCGCCGGGCAGTCGGTGGTCGTCGTCGGCGGCGGCCTCACCGGTCTGGAGGCCGCGGCCGAGTTCGCCGAGGCCCGCCCGGACCTCGCCGTCACCCTCGCCGCCCGCGGCGGCCTCGGCGACTGGCTCTCGCCCAAGGGCCGCGCACATGTGCGCAAGGTCTTCGCCGGGCTCGGCATCACCGTGCACGAGAACACCGCCGTCGCCGAGGTCGCAGCCGGCCGGGTCGTCACCGCCGACGGCACCTCCCTCCCGGCCGACGTCACCGTCTGGACCGCGGGCTTCGCGGTCCACCCGATCGCGGCGGCCACCGAGCTGGAGGTCACCGGGACCGGTCGGATCGTGGTCGACGGCACCATGCGCTCGCTCTCCCACCCCGACGTGTACGCGATCGGCGACGCGGCCCTGGCGATGGGGCCGGGCGACAAGCCGCTGCGGATGTCCTGCGCCTCGGGCGGCCCCACCGCCTGGCAGGCCGCCGACTCGATCGCGGCCCGCCTGACCGGCACCAAACTCCCGCACGCCCCGCTGCGCTACTTCAACCAGTGCGTCTCGCTGGGCCGCAAGGAGGGACTGATCCAGTACGTCACCGCCGACGACCGCTCGCTCAACGCGACGCTGAAGGGCCGGGCCGCCGCCCTCTACAAGGAGCTGATCTGCAAGGGCGCGGCCTGGGGCGTGGCCAACCCGACCATGGGCCTGCCGGTCAGGCGCCGCCCGGTCCTCCCGGAACGCCCGACGGTGGCGGCCCCGGCCCCCGCCGCCGAACGCGGCTGA
- a CDS encoding AIR synthase-related protein yields the protein MTYTRDRHTTQAGFGPELRERVARALAPDPSLVVRTGTYVVDPPFFGDGDIGRLAVCGAVNDLAATGAEPRHLALGFVLEAGLPLDLVHRLTASVRAAADEAGVAVAAVDTKVVRAGEADRVFVTATAFGERGGPPLELAAVRPGDSIVVTGPLGHHAAHLLSLRDGLGYEHHVPSDCAPLGCLLRTVRADIRHARPVADGGLAEVLRLSAGGRGLTLRVDEDALPVRYEARVALATRGLAPLDAACAGCLCLFVPPERTPRVLAALRGHRYGRHAAVVGQVTDDALGDVEFVTRDGVRPRAPSAGPLPERLL from the coding sequence GTGACGTACACGCGGGACCGGCACACGACCCAGGCCGGGTTCGGACCGGAGTTGCGCGAACGGGTCGCCCGGGCGCTGGCCCCCGACCCGTCCCTCGTGGTCCGCACCGGGACGTACGTCGTGGACCCGCCCTTCTTCGGCGACGGCGACATCGGCCGGCTCGCGGTCTGCGGCGCCGTCAACGACCTGGCCGCGACCGGCGCCGAACCCCGCCATCTGGCCCTCGGCTTCGTGCTGGAGGCCGGACTCCCGCTGGACCTGGTGCACCGGCTGACCGCCTCGGTGCGCGCCGCCGCCGACGAGGCGGGGGTCGCCGTCGCCGCCGTGGACACCAAGGTCGTCCGCGCGGGCGAGGCCGACCGGGTCTTCGTCACCGCGACCGCGTTCGGGGAGCGCGGCGGACCGCCGCTGGAGCTGGCCGCAGTCCGCCCCGGCGACAGCATCGTCGTCACCGGTCCGCTGGGCCATCACGCGGCCCATCTGCTCTCCCTGCGCGACGGGCTCGGTTACGAACACCACGTGCCCAGCGACTGCGCCCCCCTCGGCTGCCTCCTGCGCACCGTCCGGGCCGACATCCGCCACGCCCGTCCGGTGGCCGACGGCGGACTCGCGGAGGTCCTGCGGCTGAGTGCCGGGGGACGCGGGCTGACCCTGCGGGTCGACGAGGACGCGCTGCCCGTGCGGTACGAGGCGCGGGTGGCCCTCGCCACCCGAGGCCTGGCCCCGCTGGACGCGGCCTGCGCGGGCTGTCTGTGCCTGTTCGTCCCGCCGGAGCGCACCCCCCGGGTCCTGGCCGCCCTGCGCGGACACCGGTACGGGCGCCATGCCGCCGTCGTCGGTCAGGTGACCGACGACGCCCTGGGCGACGTCGAGTTCGTCACCCGGGACGGCGTCCGGCCCCGCGCCCCCAGCGCGGGGCCGCTCCCCGAACGCCTCCTGTGA
- a CDS encoding MFS transporter, with protein MAITDTGGDRPAAPGAPAPAPGGPTRGLRLGYASGALVTGTFTTLPGLLLLPYLTDTLGVGAALAGAVVFVPKAWDAVLNPLVGRASDRTRTRWGSRRPYVLGGGLAMALAFALTFAGPLPGTAGAWCTAVGYFLTATAFAFFQVPYAAMPAELADREEDRVRLVAGRVAVIGIAALVTGALSPVLVDAGGGGRAGHRWAGLFGAAVIALGALWVFAGTARTASGTARVPSDEPTLRAQFAAARAHPPFMALLRCVVVQSVATGVLLAGAPYFAQHVLHDSSGIGALVAAFVAPNLLTMPLWSRLRGPRGYTIASALFATGCLLFLASPVLPQGAVLLSMALAGTGHAGQLLFLYAMLPDCIARDTARTDHHRGGILSGVFTTGEGLGVALGPFLYGLVLQLSGYVSSGTGHAAEQTTTAQLGILAGFGALPALATGIAVLLLRGYDRPY; from the coding sequence ATGGCCATCACCGACACCGGCGGCGACCGGCCCGCCGCGCCCGGCGCCCCCGCCCCGGCACCCGGCGGGCCGACCCGAGGGCTGCGGCTCGGCTATGCCTCGGGCGCGCTCGTCACCGGAACGTTCACCACCCTGCCGGGGCTGCTGCTGCTCCCCTATCTCACGGACACCCTGGGCGTCGGCGCCGCGCTGGCCGGGGCGGTCGTCTTCGTGCCCAAGGCGTGGGACGCCGTGCTCAACCCGCTCGTCGGCCGCGCCAGCGACCGTACACGCACCCGCTGGGGCTCCCGCCGCCCGTACGTGCTCGGCGGAGGGCTCGCCATGGCCCTGGCCTTCGCCCTGACCTTCGCGGGCCCGCTGCCCGGCACGGCGGGCGCCTGGTGCACCGCGGTCGGCTACTTCCTGACCGCGACCGCCTTCGCCTTCTTCCAGGTGCCGTACGCGGCGATGCCCGCCGAACTGGCCGACCGCGAGGAGGACCGGGTGCGCCTGGTCGCCGGCCGGGTCGCCGTCATCGGGATCGCCGCCCTGGTCACCGGCGCCCTCTCCCCGGTTCTGGTCGACGCGGGCGGGGGCGGGCGCGCAGGTCACCGCTGGGCCGGACTGTTCGGCGCCGCGGTCATCGCCCTCGGCGCGCTCTGGGTCTTCGCCGGCACGGCCCGCACGGCGAGCGGAACGGCCCGTGTGCCCTCCGACGAGCCCACGCTGCGCGCGCAGTTCGCCGCCGCCCGCGCCCATCCGCCGTTCATGGCACTGCTGCGCTGCGTGGTCGTCCAGTCCGTCGCCACCGGCGTCCTGCTCGCGGGCGCCCCGTACTTCGCCCAGCACGTGCTGCACGACTCCTCGGGCATCGGCGCCCTGGTGGCCGCGTTCGTCGCCCCGAACCTGCTCACCATGCCGCTGTGGTCACGGCTGCGCGGCCCGCGCGGCTACACGATCGCCTCCGCGCTGTTCGCCACCGGCTGTCTGCTCTTCCTCGCCTCCCCGGTCCTGCCGCAGGGCGCGGTGCTGCTCAGCATGGCGCTGGCCGGGACCGGTCACGCGGGCCAACTGCTCTTCCTGTACGCCATGCTGCCGGACTGCATCGCCCGCGACACCGCCCGCACCGACCACCACAGGGGCGGCATCCTGTCCGGGGTCTTCACCACCGGCGAGGGCCTGGGCGTGGCCCTCGGCCCGTTCCTCTACGGCCTGGTGCTCCAGCTCTCAGGCTACGTCTCCTCCGGCACCGGGCACGCCGCCGAACAGACCACCACGGCCCAACTCGGCATCCTGGCGGGCTTCGGAGCCCTCCCCGCCCTGGCCACCGGCATCGCCGTGCTGCTCCTGCGGGGGTACGACCGCCCCTACTGA